Proteins encoded within one genomic window of Fusobacterium sp. SYSU M8D902:
- the rplR gene encoding 50S ribosomal protein L18: MFKKVDRQAVRTRKHLSIRNKISGTADRPRLSVYRSNNNIFAQLIDDVNGVTLVSASTIDKALKANIANGGNTEAAKTVGKALAERAAAKGITNIVFDRSGYKYTGRVAALAEAAREAGLSF; the protein is encoded by the coding sequence TTGTTTAAGAAGGTAGATAGACAAGCTGTAAGAACAAGAAAGCATTTATCAATCAGAAACAAAATTTCTGGTACAGCTGATAGACCAAGACTTTCTGTATATAGATCAAACAACAATATCTTTGCTCAATTAATAGATGATGTTAATGGAGTAACTCTAGTTTCTGCATCAACTATTGATAAAGCATTAAAAGCAAATATTGCAAATGGTGGAAATACAGAAGCTGCTAAAACTGTAGGTAAAGCACTTGCAGAAAGAGCGGCAGCTAAAGGAATAACTAATATCGTATTCGATAGATCAGGATACAAGTACACAGGAAGAGTAGCGGCTCTTGCTGAGGCAGCTAGAGAAGCTGGATTAAGCTTCTAA
- the rpsD gene encoding 30S ribosomal protein S4, producing the protein MARNRQPVLKKCRALGIDPVVLGVNKSSKRGPRPNANKKPTEYAVQLREKQKAKFIYNVMEKQFRKIYEEAARKLGVTGLTLIEYLERRLENVVYRLGFAKTRRQARQIVSHGHVAVNGRRVNIASYRVKVGDVISIIENSKNLDIIKASVEDATVPAWLELDRAAFSGKVLQNPTKDDLDFDLNESLIVEFYSR; encoded by the coding sequence ATGGCAAGAAATAGACAGCCTGTATTGAAGAAATGTAGAGCGCTAGGAATTGATCCAGTAGTTTTAGGAGTTAACAAATCTTCTAAAAGAGGACCTAGACCAAATGCAAACAAGAAGCCTACAGAGTATGCAGTTCAATTAAGAGAAAAACAAAAAGCGAAATTTATATATAATGTAATGGAAAAACAATTCAGAAAGATATACGAGGAAGCAGCAAGAAAACTTGGTGTAACTGGTTTAACTTTAATTGAATACTTAGAAAGAAGATTAGAGAACGTAGTTTACAGATTAGGATTTGCTAAAACTAGAAGACAAGCTAGACAAATCGTTTCTCACGGACACGTTGCTGTAAACGGAAGAAGAGTTAATATCGCTTCTTACAGAGTAAAAGTAGGAGACGTTATCTCTATAATAGAGAACTCTAAAAACTTAGATATAATAAAAGCGTCTGTAGAGGATGCAACTGTACCAGCTTGGTTAGAGTTAGATAGAGCTGCTTTCTCTGGTAAAGTTTTACAAAACCCAACTAAAGATGATTTAGATTTCGATCTAAACGAGTCATTAATAGTTGAGTTCTACTCTAGATAA
- the rpsE gene encoding 30S ribosomal protein S5, giving the protein MSKLANREEKQYQEKLLKISRVSKTTKGGRTISFSVLAAVGDGEGKVGLGLGKANGVPDAIRKALSSAKKNLVDVSLKGSTIPHETEGKWGATTLWMAPAYEGTGVIAGSATREILELVGVHDILTKIKGSRNKHNVARATIEALKSLRTAEQIAALRGKEVKDILS; this is encoded by the coding sequence TTGTCTAAGTTAGCAAATAGAGAAGAAAAACAATATCAAGAAAAATTATTAAAGATATCAAGAGTTTCTAAGACAACTAAAGGAGGAAGAACTATATCTTTCTCAGTTTTAGCAGCTGTTGGAGATGGAGAAGGTAAAGTTGGATTAGGATTAGGTAAAGCTAATGGTGTACCTGATGCTATAAGAAAAGCACTTTCTTCTGCAAAGAAAAATTTAGTAGATGTTTCTCTAAAAGGATCTACTATTCCTCATGAAACTGAAGGAAAATGGGGAGCAACAACTTTATGGATGGCACCAGCTTATGAAGGAACTGGAGTTATCGCTGGTTCTGCAACAAGAGAGATATTAGAGCTTGTTGGAGTACATGACATTTTAACTAAAATCAAAGGATCTAGAAACAAACATAACGTTGCTAGAGCTACAATAGAAGCTTTAAAATCACTTAGAACAGCTGAGCAAATCGCTGCTTTAAGAGGTAAAGAAGTTAAAGATATCTTAAGCTAG
- a CDS encoding DNA-directed RNA polymerase subunit alpha: MLKIEKHARGINITEVKENEFKGQYVVEPLYRGYGHTVGNALRRVLLSSIPGAAIKGVRINGVLSEFSVMEGIKEAVTEIILNIKEIVVKAETTGERKMTLSVKGPKTVTAADIIPDVGIEIVNPDQVICTITTDRELDMEFLVDTGEGFVVSEDIERKDWAVDYIAVDAIYTPIRKVSYTIQDTMVGRMTDFDKLTLDIETDGSIEIRDALSYAVELLKLHFDPFLELGNKMENLRTDVEDEDEDSTTHSKDDNILNTKIEELDLTVRSFNCLKKAGIEEVSQLAKLSLNELLKIKNLGRKSLDEILEKMKELGYDLNQNGSPE, encoded by the coding sequence ATGTTAAAGATTGAAAAACATGCAAGGGGTATCAATATAACTGAAGTAAAAGAGAATGAATTTAAAGGACAATACGTGGTTGAGCCTTTATATAGAGGTTATGGGCATACTGTTGGTAATGCTTTGAGAAGAGTTTTACTTTCGTCTATCCCAGGAGCTGCTATTAAAGGTGTGAGAATTAACGGTGTATTAAGTGAATTCTCTGTTATGGAAGGAATAAAGGAAGCTGTTACTGAGATTATCCTAAACATAAAAGAAATAGTTGTAAAAGCTGAAACAACTGGAGAGAGAAAAATGACTCTTTCAGTTAAAGGACCTAAAACAGTAACTGCTGCTGATATAATACCTGATGTAGGAATAGAAATAGTAAATCCTGACCAAGTTATTTGTACAATAACTACAGATAGAGAACTTGACATGGAATTTCTTGTAGATACTGGAGAAGGATTTGTTGTATCAGAAGATATCGAAAGAAAAGATTGGGCAGTTGACTATATAGCTGTAGATGCTATATACACACCAATTAGAAAGGTATCATATACTATCCAAGACACTATGGTTGGAAGAATGACTGATTTCGACAAACTAACTTTAGATATAGAAACAGATGGAAGCATTGAAATTAGAGATGCATTATCTTATGCAGTTGAGTTATTGAAGTTACACTTTGATCCGTTCTTAGAATTAGGAAATAAAATGGAAAATTTAAGAACTGATGTTGAGGACGAAGATGAGGATTCAACTACTCATTCTAAAGATGATAATATTCTAAATACTAAGATAGAGGAGCTTGATTTAACAGTTAGATCATTTAACTGCTTAAAGAAAGCTGGAATAGAAGAAGTAAGCCAATTAGCAAAATTGTCGCTTAACGAACTTCTAAAAATTAAGAATCTAGGAAGAAAATCATTAGATGAGATCCTAGAGAAAATGAAAGAATTAGGATATGATCTAAATCAAAATGGATCTCCTGAGTAA
- the map gene encoding type I methionyl aminopeptidase, with product MALIKTLDQIKEIKKSNQIIARLYNDILPKYIKPGVSTYEIDKIVEDYIRSQGAIPGCIGVPGPYGAFPAATCISVNEEVVHGVPNGRVLNEGDIVSIDTVTVLNGYYGDSAITLPVGEIDEESKKLLEVTEKSRTIGIEMAVAGNRLGDIGHAIQQYVEKNGFSVVRDYAGHGVGLSMHEDPMIPNFGRKGRGIKIENGMVFAIEPMVNVGTYKLNMKDDGWTVVTKDGKRSAHFEHSVAIIDGKAVILSEIE from the coding sequence ATGGCATTAATAAAGACTTTAGATCAGATAAAGGAAATAAAGAAATCTAATCAAATAATTGCAAGACTATACAATGATATTTTACCAAAGTATATTAAACCAGGAGTTTCTACATATGAAATTGATAAGATTGTAGAGGACTATATAAGAAGTCAGGGTGCTATACCAGGGTGTATTGGAGTACCAGGACCTTATGGAGCTTTTCCAGCAGCTACATGTATATCTGTAAATGAAGAGGTAGTTCATGGAGTACCAAATGGAAGAGTATTAAATGAGGGAGATATAGTGAGCATTGACACAGTAACAGTGTTGAATGGTTACTATGGAGATTCTGCAATAACTCTACCTGTTGGAGAGATAGATGAAGAATCTAAAAAACTTCTAGAAGTAACAGAAAAATCAAGAACAATTGGAATAGAGATGGCTGTTGCAGGGAATAGACTTGGAGATATTGGTCATGCAATACAACAGTATGTTGAAAAAAATGGATTTAGTGTAGTTAGAGATTATGCTGGTCATGGAGTTGGATTATCTATGCATGAGGATCCAATGATACCTAACTTTGGAAGAAAAGGAAGAGGTATTAAAATTGAAAATGGAATGGTGTTTGCAATAGAACCAATGGTAAATGTTGGAACATACAAATTGAATATGAAAGATGATGGGTGGACAGTTGTAACAAAGGATGGAAAAAGATCTGCACACTTTGAACATTCAGTTGCAATAATAGATGGTAAAGCAGTAATTTTAAGTGAAATAGAGTAA
- the rpmD gene encoding 50S ribosomal protein L30, which yields MVKLRIELVKSIIGRKPNHIATVKSLGLKKMNDVVEHVETPELKGKLAQVSYLLKVEEVQA from the coding sequence ATGGTAAAGCTTAGAATAGAGCTTGTAAAAAGCATAATCGGAAGAAAGCCTAACCACATAGCAACTGTAAAGTCGCTAGGGCTTAAGAAGATGAATGATGTTGTGGAGCATGTAGAAACTCCTGAGTTAAAAGGTAAACTAGCTCAAGTTTCTTACTTACTTAAAGTAGAGGAGGTGCAAGCTTAA
- the infA gene encoding translation initiation factor IF-1, giving the protein MSKKDVIELEGTILEALPNAMFKVELENGHTILGHISGKMRMNYIKILPGDGVTVQISPYDLSRGRIVYRKKN; this is encoded by the coding sequence ATGTCAAAAAAAGATGTTATCGAATTAGAAGGTACTATTTTAGAAGCCCTTCCAAATGCGATGTTTAAAGTTGAATTAGAGAATGGGCACACTATTTTAGGCCATATCTCTGGGAAAATGAGAATGAACTATATTAAAATTTTACCTGGAGATGGAGTGACTGTACAAATCTCTCCTTATGACTTGTCAAGGGGTAGAATAGTATACAGGAAAAAAAATTAA
- the rpsM gene encoding 30S ribosomal protein S13, which translates to MARIAGVDIPRNKRVEIALTYIYGIGKPTSQKVLTEAGINFDTRVKDLTEEEVNKIRAIVETIKVEGDLRKEVRLSIKRLMDIKCYRGLRHKMNLPVRGQSSKTNARTVKGPKKPIKK; encoded by the coding sequence TTGGCTAGAATAGCAGGAGTAGATATCCCAAGAAACAAGAGAGTTGAGATAGCTTTAACTTACATTTATGGAATTGGAAAACCAACTTCACAAAAAGTTTTAACAGAAGCGGGAATTAACTTTGATACAAGAGTTAAGGACTTAACTGAAGAAGAAGTAAACAAAATTAGAGCTATTGTAGAAACAATTAAAGTAGAGGGAGACCTAAGAAAAGAAGTAAGACTTTCTATAAAAAGACTTATGGATATCAAATGTTACAGAGGATTAAGACACAAAATGAATCTACCTGTAAGAGGACAAAGTTCAAAAACTAACGCAAGAACAGTTAAAGGTCCAAAAAAACCTATTAAAAAATAA
- a CDS encoding DMT family transporter: MRKKGLVYAILASVLWAIVNPVIKTGLSYNMTPMNFAGLRFTSVGIILFIYTWHRGMWQEIKENRRLFTLLILLNIFLGYAVFYLGVNLVDGAISSIIMGTTPFVNVILSHILTSDDKLNKHKIVSILISLVGLFMILGVKSTGYSLNSASFLGILFLYLNIVLQGYSGIKVAKYKANIDPIFLNAVQMFFGGLLLYLTGVSIEGYRSFIDKPLGFYVSLGILVFVSVFAFSFWFMALQDKNTKVSEVNMCRLINPILGAVLSWIILPDEKPTFNTVAGMIIIVFSLVYYFKGKEYFERVKK, translated from the coding sequence ATGAGAAAAAAAGGATTAGTTTATGCAATTTTAGCATCGGTTTTATGGGCTATAGTGAATCCAGTTATTAAGACAGGACTTAGTTATAATATGACACCAATGAACTTTGCAGGTTTAAGATTTACATCAGTTGGAATAATCTTATTTATATATACTTGGCATAGAGGAATGTGGCAGGAGATAAAAGAAAATAGGAGATTATTTACACTGTTGATACTATTAAATATATTTTTAGGGTATGCAGTTTTCTATTTAGGGGTAAATTTAGTTGATGGAGCTATTTCATCTATAATAATGGGAACAACACCATTTGTAAATGTAATTTTAAGTCATATTTTAACAAGTGATGACAAGTTAAATAAACATAAGATAGTTAGTATATTGATAAGTTTGGTTGGATTGTTTATGATACTTGGAGTAAAAAGTACTGGATATTCATTAAATAGTGCTAGTTTTTTAGGAATACTATTTCTATACTTGAATATAGTACTTCAAGGTTATTCAGGAATTAAAGTAGCAAAATATAAAGCTAATATAGATCCAATATTTTTAAATGCTGTACAGATGTTTTTTGGAGGATTGTTATTATATCTAACAGGAGTTAGTATAGAGGGATACAGAAGTTTTATAGATAAACCATTGGGATTTTATGTTAGCTTAGGAATTTTAGTTTTCGTATCAGTATTTGCTTTCAGCTTTTGGTTTATGGCTTTACAAGACAAGAATACAAAAGTTTCAGAGGTCAATATGTGTAGATTGATAAATCCAATTTTAGGTGCTGTACTAAGCTGGATCATACTACCAGATGAGAAACCTACTTTCAATACTGTAGCAGGAATGATTATCATTGTATTCTCTTTAGTTTATTATTTTAAGGGAAAAGAGTATTTTGAAAGAGTAAAAAAATAG
- the rplQ gene encoding 50S ribosomal protein L17, with protein MNHNKSYRKLGRRADHRKAMLKNLTISLLSAEKIETTVTRAKELRKFAERMITLGKKNTLSSRRNAFAFLRNEEVVAKLFNEIAPKYAERNGGYTRIIKTTVRKGDSAEMAIIELV; from the coding sequence ATGAATCACAATAAATCATATAGAAAGTTAGGTAGAAGAGCTGACCATAGAAAAGCTATGCTAAAAAACTTAACTATATCTTTACTAAGTGCAGAGAAAATAGAAACTACTGTAACTAGAGCAAAAGAATTAAGAAAATTTGCTGAGAGAATGATAACTTTAGGAAAGAAAAATACTTTATCTTCTAGAAGAAATGCATTTGCATTCTTAAGAAACGAAGAAGTAGTAGCTAAGTTATTCAACGAAATAGCACCTAAATATGCAGAGAGAAATGGTGGTTACACAAGAATCATCAAAACTACTGTTAGAAAAGGTGACTCAGCTGAAATGGCTATAATCGAGCTAGTTTAA
- the rpsK gene encoding 30S ribosomal protein S11 encodes MAKKKVAKIKKKVKNIPNGVAHIHSTFNNTIVAITDAEGKVVSWKSGGTSGFKGTKKGTPFAAQIAAEQAANIAMENGMKKVEVRVKGPGSGREACIRSLQAAGLEVTKITDVTPIPHNGCRPPKRRRV; translated from the coding sequence TTGGCTAAAAAGAAGGTAGCTAAGATTAAAAAGAAAGTTAAAAATATTCCTAACGGAGTTGCCCATATACATTCAACTTTTAATAACACAATAGTTGCTATTACTGATGCAGAAGGTAAAGTTGTAAGTTGGAAATCAGGAGGAACTTCTGGTTTCAAAGGTACTAAGAAAGGAACTCCATTTGCAGCTCAAATCGCAGCTGAGCAAGCAGCAAATATTGCTATGGAAAATGGAATGAAAAAAGTAGAAGTAAGAGTGAAAGGTCCAGGATCAGGAAGAGAAGCTTGTATCAGATCATTACAAGCAGCTGGATTAGAAGTAACTAAGATAACTGATGTTACTCCTATCCCACACAATGGATGTAGACCACCAAAAAGAAGAAGAGTGTAG
- the secY gene encoding preprotein translocase subunit SecY has translation MTLMEKFNTKLSSIMRIPELRERIVFTLLMFLVARVGTYIPAPGVDVDRLATMTTQSDILGYINMFSGGAFKRVSIFALGIVPYINSSIVFSLLAVIIPKIEEIQKEGESGRNKITQWTRYLTIGIAIIQSFGVCMWLQSVGLVTTPGTAFFLTTIVTLTAGTVFLMWIGEQISIKGIGNGVSLLIFLNVISGGPSNVVQTIQSMRGSKFLIPVLLLIALAGILVVAGIVVFQLGQRKIPIHYVGKGFNGRGGMGQNSYIPLKLNSAGVMPVIFASVVMMIPSAIVNAIPSEYTLKTTLAMIFNQSHPVYMILYAAVIIFFSFFYTAIVFDPEKVADNLKQGGGTIPGIRPGTETVEYLEGVVTRITWGGAFFLAAISILPYAIFTSFGLPVFFGGTGIIIVVGVAIDTVQQINAHLVMREYKGFI, from the coding sequence TTGACTTTAATGGAAAAATTTAATACGAAATTGAGTAGCATTATGAGGATTCCCGAATTAAGGGAGAGAATCGTCTTCACCTTGTTGATGTTTTTAGTTGCAAGAGTTGGGACATATATTCCTGCACCAGGAGTAGATGTCGACAGACTTGCAACTATGACAACACAAAGTGATATATTAGGTTATATAAATATGTTCTCAGGTGGAGCTTTTAAAAGAGTATCTATTTTTGCTCTTGGAATAGTTCCATACATTAACTCATCAATTGTTTTCAGCTTATTAGCTGTGATTATTCCCAAGATTGAAGAGATTCAAAAAGAGGGAGAATCAGGAAGAAACAAGATTACTCAATGGACTAGATATTTAACAATTGGAATAGCAATAATTCAATCTTTTGGAGTTTGTATGTGGCTACAATCAGTAGGACTAGTAACAACTCCAGGAACTGCATTTTTCTTAACTACTATAGTTACTTTAACAGCAGGTACTGTATTCTTAATGTGGATTGGGGAGCAGATCTCTATTAAAGGAATAGGAAATGGAGTTTCACTTCTAATCTTTCTAAATGTAATATCTGGAGGACCTTCAAACGTTGTTCAGACTATTCAAAGTATGAGAGGAAGTAAGTTTTTAATACCTGTATTATTATTAATAGCCCTAGCTGGAATATTAGTTGTAGCAGGAATAGTTGTTTTTCAGTTGGGACAAAGAAAAATACCAATTCACTATGTAGGAAAAGGGTTTAATGGAAGAGGAGGAATGGGACAAAACTCATATATACCTCTTAAGTTAAATAGTGCAGGAGTAATGCCTGTAATCTTTGCTTCTGTAGTTATGATGATACCATCAGCTATAGTTAATGCAATCCCGTCAGAGTATACTCTGAAAACTACATTGGCGATGATATTTAATCAAAGTCATCCAGTATATATGATATTATATGCTGCAGTAATCATATTTTTCTCATTCTTCTATACTGCTATAGTTTTCGATCCTGAAAAGGTTGCAGATAACTTAAAGCAAGGTGGAGGAACAATTCCAGGAATAAGACCAGGAACAGAGACAGTTGAGTATTTAGAAGGTGTTGTTACAAGAATAACTTGGGGTGGCGCTTTCTTCTTAGCGGCTATATCAATACTTCCATATGCAATATTTACTTCTTTTGGACTACCAGTATTCTTTGGTGGAACAGGAATAATTATCGTAGTTGGAGTTGCTATTGATACAGTTCAACAAATAAATGCTCATTTAGTAATGAGAGAGTATAAAGGATTTATATAG
- the rplO gene encoding 50S ribosomal protein L15, which produces MKLNELMPSVPRKARKRIGRGESSGLGKTAGKGSNGQKSRAGGGVKPYFEGGQMPIYRRVPKRGFSNALFKKEYAVITLDLLNRFEEGAEVTPEILFETGLVRKMMDGIKVLGNGTLDKKLTVKAHKISASAKAAIEAKGGVVEIIEVKTFADVAKNNK; this is translated from the coding sequence ATGAAATTAAACGAATTAATGCCTTCTGTACCAAGAAAAGCTAGAAAAAGAATCGGAAGAGGAGAATCTTCTGGATTAGGTAAAACAGCTGGAAAAGGAAGCAACGGACAAAAGTCTAGAGCTGGTGGAGGAGTAAAACCTTACTTCGAAGGTGGACAAATGCCTATCTATAGAAGAGTTCCAAAAAGAGGTTTCTCTAACGCATTATTCAAGAAAGAGTATGCTGTAATTACATTAGATCTTTTAAATAGATTTGAAGAGGGAGCAGAAGTTACTCCAGAAATCTTATTCGAAACTGGATTAGTTAGAAAAATGATGGACGGTATCAAAGTTTTAGGAAACGGAACTTTAGATAAAAAATTAACTGTAAAAGCTCACAAAATTTCTGCATCTGCAAAAGCTGCTATAGAAGCAAAAGGTGGAGTAGTAGAAATTATAGAAGTTAAAACTTTTGCTGACGTTGCAAAGAATAACAAGTAA
- a CDS encoding adenylate kinase — protein sequence MNIMLFGAPGAGKGTQAKFLIEKYGIPQISTGDILRAAIKEGTAMGLEAKKFMDEGKLVPDSTIIGIIKDRLSQEDCKKGFILDGFPRTLAQAEALEVLMKEMGIALDKVISLNVPDELIVGRVTGRKVCPACGASFHVEFNPSKVAGKCDYCGGELITRKDDNAETVTKRLGEYHSQTAPLFDFYQSRNLLVEIDGTKEVDAITKEIFAILG from the coding sequence ATGAATATAATGTTATTTGGTGCACCAGGTGCAGGAAAAGGAACACAGGCAAAGTTCCTAATAGAAAAATATGGAATACCTCAAATTTCAACAGGAGATATCTTAAGAGCAGCTATAAAAGAGGGAACTGCTATGGGATTAGAGGCTAAAAAATTTATGGATGAAGGAAAATTAGTTCCAGATTCAACAATTATAGGAATAATAAAAGACAGATTATCTCAAGAGGATTGTAAAAAAGGATTCATATTAGATGGATTCCCTAGAACTTTAGCTCAAGCAGAGGCTCTAGAAGTATTAATGAAAGAGATGGGAATAGCTCTAGATAAAGTTATATCATTAAACGTTCCAGATGAATTGATAGTAGGAAGAGTAACAGGAAGAAAGGTATGTCCAGCTTGTGGAGCATCTTTCCACGTTGAATTTAACCCTTCAAAAGTAGCAGGAAAATGTGACTACTGTGGTGGAGAGTTAATCACTAGAAAAGATGATAATGCTGAGACAGTAACAAAAAGATTGGGAGAATACCACTCTCAAACAGCTCCATTATTTGATTTCTATCAATCAAGAAATCTATTAGTTGAGATAGATGGAACAAAAGAAGTAGATGCTATAACAAAAGAGATTTTTGCTATCCTTGGATAA
- a CDS encoding C-GCAxxG-C-C family protein, translating to MNVKQEVSVKKVIKDAEDLFGGFYCSEAVVSSIRSNFELDIPEEVIKMASGFPVGIGGSKCLCGAVSGGVLALGIFFGRSIPNDPKVKKLMELTKELHDWFKVANGKNSLCCRVLTREFDMIKAEHKEQCTLFTGLVAGKVAEIIIRELNLKNLDK from the coding sequence ATGAATGTAAAACAAGAGGTAAGTGTAAAAAAAGTTATAAAGGATGCAGAAGATTTATTTGGTGGATTTTATTGTTCAGAAGCAGTAGTGAGTTCTATTAGAAGTAATTTTGAACTAGATATACCTGAGGAAGTTATAAAGATGGCCTCAGGTTTTCCAGTTGGAATAGGGGGATCAAAGTGTCTATGTGGAGCAGTATCAGGTGGAGTATTAGCTCTAGGAATATTTTTTGGACGTAGTATACCTAATGATCCAAAAGTAAAAAAATTAATGGAATTAACAAAGGAACTTCACGATTGGTTTAAAGTAGCTAATGGGAAGAATAGTCTATGTTGTCGTGTATTAACTAGAGAATTTGATATGATTAAGGCAGAACATAAGGAACAATGTACTCTATTCACAGGATTAGTTGCTGGAAAGGTAGCTGAAATTATAATAAGGGAGTTAAATCTTAAAAATTTAGATAAATAG
- the rpmJ gene encoding 50S ribosomal protein L36 produces MKVRVSVKPICDKCKVIKRHGKVRVICENPKHKQVQG; encoded by the coding sequence ATGAAAGTAAGAGTATCAGTTAAACCTATTTGTGACAAGTGCAAAGTTATCAAGAGACATGGAAAAGTTAGAGTTATATGTGAAAACCCTAAACACAAACAAGTTCAAGGATAA